From a region of the Procambarus clarkii isolate CNS0578487 chromosome 2, FALCON_Pclarkii_2.0, whole genome shotgun sequence genome:
- the LOC123762433 gene encoding autotransporter adhesin BpaC-like — MEHLGLANFPAPSVGGSLRLGLEGYTAVEVTDITVEVTDTTVEGTDTTVEVTDITVEVTDTTVEGTDTAVEVTDTTVEVTDTTVEVTDTTVEVTDTTVEVTDTTVEVTDTTVEVTDTTVEVTDTTVEVTDTTVEVTDTTVEVTDTTVEGTDTTVEVTDTTVEVTDITVEGDRYSYITVEVTDTTVEVTDTTVEVTDTAVEVTDITVEVTDTTVEVTDTTVEVTDTTVEVTDTTVEVTDTTVEVTDTTVEVTDTTVEVTDTTVEGTDTTVDGTDTTVEGTDTTVEVTDTTVEVTDTTVEVTDTTVEGTDTTVDGTDTTVEGTDTTVEVTDTTVEVTDTTVEVTDTTVEVTDTTVEVTDTAVEVTDITVEVTDTTVEVTDTTVEVTDTTVEVTDTTVEVTDTTVEVSDTTVEGTDTTVEVTDTTVEVTDTTVEVTDTTVEVTDTTVEGTDTTVEVTDTTVEVTDTTVEVTDTTVEVTYTTVEGTNTTVELTDTTVEVTYTTVEGTNTTVKLTDTNL, encoded by the exons ATGGAGCACTTGGGACTTGCCAACTTCCCAGCTCCTTCAGTGGGAGGAAGTTTGCGTTTGGGTCTTGAGGGCT ATACAGCTGTTGAGGTGACAGATATAACTGTTGAGGTGACAGATACAACTGTTGAGGGGACAGATACAACTGTTGAGGTGACAGATATAACTGTTGAGGTGACAGATACAACTGTTGAGGGAACAGATACAGCTGTTGAGGTgacagatacaacggttgaggtgACAGATACAACTGTTGAGGTGACAGATACAACTGTTGAGGTGACAGATACAACTGTTGAGGTAACAGATACAACTGTTGAGGTgacagatacaacggttgaggtgACAGATACAACTGTTGAGGTGACAGATACAACTGTTGAGGTGACAGATACAACTGTTGAGGTAACAGATACAACTGTTGAGGTGACAGATACAACTGTTGAGGGGACAGATACAACTGTTGAGGTTACAGATACAACTGTTGAGGTGACAGATATAACTGTTGAGGGGGACAGATACAGCT ATATAACTGTTGAGGTAACAGATACAACTGTTGAGGTGACAGATACAACTGTTGAGGTGACAGATACAGCTGTTGAGGTGACAGATATAACTGTTGAGGTAACAGATACAACTGTTGAGGTGACAGATACAACTGTTGAGGTGACAGATACAACTGTTGAGGTAACAGATACAACTGTTGAGGTGACAGATACAACTGTTGAGGTGACAGATACAACTGTTGAGGTGACAGATACAACTGTTGAGGTGACAGACACAACTGTTGAGGGGACAGATACAACTGTTGATGGaacagatacaacggttgaggggACAGATACAACTGTTGAGGTAACAGATACAACTGTTGAGGTGACAGATACAACTGTTGAGGTGACAGATACAACTGTTGAGGGGACAGATACAACTGTTGATGGaacagatacaacggttgaggggACAGATACAACTGTTGAGGTGACAGATACAACTGTTGAGGTGACAGATACAACTGTTGAGGTAACAGATACAACTGTTGAGGTGACAGATACAACTGTTGAGGTGACAGATACAGCTGTTGAGGTGACAGATATAACTGTTGAGGTAACAGATACAACTGTTGAGGTGACAGATACAACTGTTGAGGTGACAGATACAACTGTTGAGGTAACAGATACAACTGTTGAGGTGACAGATACAACTGTTGAGGTgtcagatacaacggttgaggggACAGATACAACTGTTGAGGTGACAGATACAACTGTTGAGGTGACAGATACAACTGTTGAGGTGACAGATACAACTGTTGAGGTGACAGATACAACTGTTGAGGGaacagatacaacggttgaggtgACAGATACAACTGTTGAGGTAACAGATACAACTGTTGAGGTAACAGATACAACTGTTGAGGTGACATATACAACTGTTGAAGGGACAAATACAACTGTTGAATTGACAGATACAACTGTTGAGGTGACATATACAACTGTTGAAGGGACAAATACAACTGTTAAATTGACAGATACTAACCTATAA